Proteins encoded within one genomic window of Oncorhynchus tshawytscha isolate Ot180627B linkage group LG02, Otsh_v2.0, whole genome shotgun sequence:
- the nampt2 gene encoding nicotinamide phosphoribosyltransferase 2 isoform X2, which translates to MHFRQTVFDEEGWRKVLEKYDGRLPIRIKAVPEGKIIPRGNVLFTVENTDPDFFWLTNYIETMLVQMWYPISVATISREFKKILAKHLKATSGSLEGLDFKLHDFGYRGVSSQESAALGGAAHLVNFCSTDTVAGLLMAQRYYGCPMAGFSMPAAEHSTIISWGRSREKEAFESMLDQFPTGPVSVVSDSYDIFKACRHIWGDKLKERVIERSEDSCLIIRPDSGDPAETLIEVIKILEECFGCSLNSQGFKVLPSYLRIIQGDGIDLNSVDEILEKLSDEGWSAENVFFGCGSALLQKLNRDTLNCAFKCSYVEINGKGMDVYKQPVTDPSKGSKRGLLSLRRNSDDFIETVERGVGKPEEDMLVIVFENGSIVQEYTLEEIRKNARLLEDYIAPSQHNQDEPKSLELHQKHIMNGVH; encoded by the exons ATGCACTTTAGACAGACTGTGTTTGATGAGGAAGGCTGGAGGAAAGTGCTGGAG AAGTATGATGGCCGTCTCCCAATTCGAATCAAAGCGGTTCCTGAGGGGAAGATCATTCCCAGAGGAAACGTCCTCTTCACAGTGGAAAACACAGACCCAGATTTCTTCTGGCTCACCAACTATATTGAG aCCATGCTGGTCCAGATGTGGTATCCCATTAGTGTGGCGACCATCTCCCGGGAGTTTAAGAAGATCCTGGCCAAGCACCTGAAGGCCACATCAGGCAGTCTGGAGGGCCTGGACTTCAAACTGCATGACTTTGGCTACAGAGGGGTCTCCTCGCAGGAG TCTGCGGCATTAGGCGGGGCGGCCCACCTGGTGAATTTCTGCAGTACAGACACTGTAGCAGGGCTACTGATGGCCCAGCGATACTATGGCTGCCCCATGGCAGGCTTCTCTATGCCTGCAGCAGAGCATAG TACGATCATCTCGTGGGGGCGGAGCAGGGAGAAGGAGGCCTTCGAGAGCATGCTGGACCAGTTCCCGACAGGGCCGGTGTCAGTGGTCAGTGACAGCTACGACATCTTCAAGGCTTGTAGACACATCTGGGGGGACAAGCTGAAGGAGCGCGTGATAGAGCGGAGCGAAGACTCCTGCTTGATCATCCGGCCTGACTCAGGAGACCCCGCAGAGACCCTCATCGAG GTGATAAAGATTTTGGAGGAGTGCTTCGGTTGCTCTCTGAACTCTCAAGGCTTCAAGGTGCTGCCATCTTACCTGCGAATCATCCAGGGTGACGGCATTGATCTCAACTCAGTGGATGAG ATCCTGGAGAAGTTGAGTGACGAAGGCTGGAGTGCTGAGAATGTGTTCTTTGGCTGTGGGAGCGCCCTCCTTCAGAAGCTCAACAGAGACACACTCAACTGTGCCTTCAAATGCAGCTATGTGGAGATCAATGGGAAGGGG ATGGATGTGTACAAGCAGCCTGTGACCGACCCGTCCAAGGGGTCAAAGAGAGGTCTTCTGTCACTTAGGAGAAACTCTGATGACTTCATTGAGACTGTGGAGCGAGGGGTGGGCAAGCCAGAGGAG GACATGCTGGTGATTGTGTTTGAGAATGGCTCCATCGTGCAGGAGTACACTCTGGAGGAGATCCGGAAGAATGCTCGGCTCCTAGAAGACTATATCGCCCCTTCCCAACACAACCAGGACGAGCCCAAGAGCCTGGAGCTACACCAGAAACACATAATGAACGGGGTGCATTAA